A region from the Geobacter benzoatilyticus genome encodes:
- the mfd gene encoding transcription-repair coupling factor, producing the protein MAIADTHITKRIAGLLDPGSGRATLTGLRGSSPAYLLARFMAESGRQLLIIAPDAERASEICAETRFYSGRPSDILSFPSWDVSPFEKASPHADVTGQRLACLRRLMDRKAAAVVTTPAALRQRVLSRTMLDSASLYFLPGEESNRDEFLAKLVILGYLNVPLVEDRGTFAVRGGIVDIFPPGFEQPVRIEFFGDFVETIRAFDPLSQRSLAPLEELLLLPSREMILTEDVLKAATPRIKSRCDELEISPVARRELLEQLQQGLYPTGVEWLLPLFHPRLETLFDYAGDAVRVILDPDALAEENARLDAELETASAQAQERGELFASPAEFFLTAPETAGSIEAGRLVTIPYLTVAGESTGKTAIALDIQENTDLKVDVSSDSERVLKPLVTRLNGWLEERQRVIIACHQRGQAQRLYELLSHYPLPLNISDRPFPAELERDDGKVNVVIGDLSRGFRLPEGKLIVIAEEEIFGRRQKRRGVSELRKKQIMTSLAELKPGDYMVHLDHGIGIYRGLQHISLSGCAGDFILLEYAGGDKLYLPVDRLNLVQRYVGAEGLEPRVDKLGGTSWEKAKGKARAAVQEMAGELLQIYAARQLHEGHAFSPPDDLYREFEASFAYEETSDQMGAIMDVIGDMTSPKPMDRLVCGDVGYGKTEVAMRGAFKAVMDGKQVAVLVPTTVLAQQHLETFKARLGAYPVTVEMLSRFRTPKEQKEILEKVKKGAIDVIIGTHRLLQSDVSFKDLGLLIVDEEQRFGVTHKEKLKKYKAVVDILTLTATPIPRTLYMSMMGIRDLSIIDTPPVDRLAVKTFVARNSDDLIREAVMRELRRGGQVFFVHNRVQSIMNWAEHLRRIVPEAKIAVGHGQMEEGELEKVMLGFMHGETNLLLCTTIIESGLDIPNANTLIIDRADTFGLAQLYQLRGRVGRSKQRAYAYLLIPGEGAISSDARERLKIIQELTELGAGFRLATHDLEIRGAGDILGAKQSGNIAAVGFDLYTELLEEAIQNLKGEERLERVEPEINLRIPAFVPEDYVKEPNQRLIIYKKLTQAENEEEVDEVMAELVDRFGKLPLAATYLLEVMKLRIHFKRFLITMAEFDGRRLCLSFHQKTPVPPDTIIGLIRGNPKKYQFSPDFRLTAELADTSFEGVLEEARNLLKRLG; encoded by the coding sequence ATGGCCATTGCCGACACCCATATAACCAAACGCATAGCCGGGCTTCTCGATCCCGGTTCCGGCCGGGCCACCCTGACCGGACTGCGGGGATCATCTCCGGCCTACCTTCTGGCACGGTTCATGGCAGAGTCCGGCCGCCAACTCTTAATAATTGCCCCAGACGCTGAAAGAGCCTCTGAAATCTGCGCGGAAACCAGATTCTACAGCGGGCGCCCCTCCGACATCCTCTCCTTTCCATCCTGGGACGTCTCCCCCTTCGAGAAGGCTTCACCCCACGCCGACGTGACAGGCCAGCGGCTCGCCTGCCTGCGACGGCTCATGGACCGCAAGGCTGCCGCCGTGGTGACCACCCCGGCAGCCCTCAGGCAAAGGGTGCTCTCCCGGACGATGCTTGACAGCGCATCCCTTTATTTTCTTCCCGGCGAGGAGAGCAATCGGGATGAATTTCTTGCAAAACTCGTCATTCTCGGCTACCTGAACGTCCCGCTGGTGGAAGACCGGGGAACCTTCGCCGTACGAGGAGGAATCGTAGACATATTCCCCCCCGGCTTCGAACAGCCGGTGAGAATCGAGTTCTTCGGCGACTTCGTGGAGACCATCAGGGCTTTCGATCCCCTCTCCCAGCGCTCCCTCGCCCCCCTGGAGGAGCTCCTCCTCCTCCCCTCCAGGGAGATGATACTGACCGAAGACGTGCTGAAGGCCGCCACCCCGCGGATCAAGAGCCGCTGCGACGAACTGGAGATATCCCCCGTGGCCCGGCGGGAACTTCTGGAGCAGCTGCAGCAAGGCCTCTACCCCACCGGCGTGGAGTGGCTCCTCCCCCTCTTCCATCCCCGGCTGGAGACCCTCTTCGACTATGCCGGCGACGCAGTCCGGGTGATACTGGACCCTGACGCCCTGGCCGAAGAGAATGCGCGGCTCGACGCCGAACTGGAAACGGCCTCGGCCCAGGCACAGGAGCGGGGAGAGCTCTTCGCATCACCGGCGGAATTCTTCCTGACAGCCCCGGAAACTGCCGGCAGCATCGAAGCAGGACGGCTCGTGACCATCCCCTACCTGACCGTTGCCGGAGAGAGCACCGGGAAAACAGCCATAGCACTGGACATCCAGGAAAACACCGACCTGAAGGTGGATGTCTCCTCCGACAGCGAGCGCGTCCTGAAGCCCCTGGTGACGCGGCTCAACGGCTGGCTGGAGGAACGGCAGCGGGTGATAATCGCCTGCCACCAGCGGGGCCAGGCCCAGCGCCTCTACGAACTCCTCTCCCACTACCCCCTCCCCCTGAACATCTCCGACCGCCCCTTCCCCGCCGAACTGGAGCGGGACGACGGCAAGGTGAACGTGGTGATCGGCGACCTCTCCCGGGGGTTCCGCCTCCCCGAAGGGAAACTCATCGTCATCGCCGAGGAGGAAATCTTCGGCCGCCGCCAGAAGCGGCGCGGGGTCTCGGAGCTGCGCAAGAAGCAGATCATGACGTCGCTGGCCGAGCTGAAGCCCGGCGACTACATGGTCCACCTGGACCACGGCATCGGCATCTACCGGGGATTGCAGCACATTTCTTTGAGCGGCTGCGCCGGGGACTTCATCCTCCTCGAGTACGCGGGAGGGGACAAACTCTATCTCCCCGTTGACCGGCTGAATCTCGTCCAGCGCTACGTGGGGGCCGAGGGGCTCGAACCCAGGGTGGACAAGCTGGGGGGTACCTCCTGGGAAAAGGCCAAGGGGAAGGCCCGGGCCGCCGTACAGGAGATGGCCGGGGAGCTGCTGCAGATCTACGCGGCCCGCCAGCTCCACGAAGGGCACGCCTTCTCTCCCCCCGACGACCTCTACCGGGAGTTCGAGGCCTCCTTCGCCTACGAGGAGACTTCGGACCAGATGGGGGCCATCATGGACGTCATCGGCGACATGACGAGCCCGAAACCCATGGATCGCCTCGTCTGCGGCGATGTCGGCTATGGCAAGACCGAGGTGGCCATGCGGGGGGCCTTCAAGGCGGTCATGGACGGGAAGCAGGTGGCGGTGCTGGTCCCCACCACAGTCCTGGCCCAGCAGCACCTGGAGACCTTCAAGGCCAGGCTCGGCGCCTACCCGGTCACCGTGGAAATGCTCTCCCGCTTCCGCACCCCCAAGGAACAGAAGGAAATCCTGGAGAAGGTAAAGAAAGGAGCCATCGACGTCATCATCGGCACCCACCGGCTGCTCCAGAGCGACGTCAGCTTCAAGGACCTGGGGCTCCTCATCGTGGACGAGGAGCAGCGCTTCGGCGTCACCCACAAGGAAAAGCTCAAGAAATACAAAGCAGTGGTGGATATCCTGACCCTCACTGCCACCCCCATCCCCCGGACCCTCTACATGTCCATGATGGGAATCAGGGACCTCTCCATCATCGACACCCCGCCGGTGGACCGGCTGGCGGTAAAGACCTTCGTGGCCCGCAACTCCGACGACCTCATCCGCGAGGCGGTCATGAGGGAGCTGCGCCGGGGCGGCCAGGTCTTCTTCGTCCACAACCGGGTCCAGTCCATCATGAACTGGGCCGAGCATCTGCGCCGCATCGTCCCCGAGGCGAAAATCGCCGTGGGGCACGGCCAGATGGAAGAAGGGGAATTGGAGAAGGTGATGCTCGGCTTCATGCACGGGGAGACGAACCTGCTCCTCTGCACCACCATCATCGAGTCGGGGCTCGACATCCCCAACGCCAACACCCTCATCATCGACCGGGCCGACACCTTCGGCCTGGCCCAGCTCTACCAGCTCCGGGGGCGGGTCGGGCGCTCCAAGCAGCGGGCCTACGCCTACCTCCTGATCCCCGGCGAGGGGGCCATCTCGTCGGACGCAAGGGAGCGGTTGAAAATCATCCAGGAGCTGACGGAGCTGGGTGCCGGCTTCCGGCTCGCCACCCACGATCTCGAAATCCGCGGCGCCGGCGACATCCTGGGGGCCAAGCAGTCGGGGAACATCGCCGCCGTGGGCTTCGACCTCTACACGGAGCTCCTGGAGGAGGCGATCCAGAACCTGAAGGGTGAGGAGCGGCTGGAGCGGGTGGAGCCGGAGATCAACCTCCGCATCCCCGCCTTCGTCCCCGAGGACTACGTCAAAGAGCCCAACCAGCGGCTTATCATCTACAAGAAGCTCACCCAGGCCGAAAACGAGGAAGAAGTGGACGAAGTCATGGCAGAGCTGGTGGACCGTTTCGGGAAACTCCCCCTGGCCGCCACGTACCTCCTGGAGGTGATGAAGCTGCGGATTCACTTCAAGAGGTTCCTGATAACCATGGCAGAATTCGACGGCAGGCGTCTCTGCCTCAGCTTCCACCAGAAGACGCCGGTCCCCCCGGATACCATCATCGGCCTCATCCGGGGCAACCCGAAGAAGTACCAGTTTTCACCGGACTTCCGGCTTACGGCGGAGCTTGCCGACACCTCCTTCGAGGGGGTCCTGGAAGAGGCCAGAAATCTCTTGAAAAGGCTTGGTTGA
- a CDS encoding peptidylprolyl isomerase: MKRTALLTIISATICAAVFTGCKGNTGTGTGSSPAKKDGQVIAEVNGDTITTGDFQKELENLPPYLKPMADTPEGKKELLDTMVVRELILQQARKDGLDKSPEVAAKLEELKKRVVVEAFLKKKVEEQAKVSDEEMKKFYEENKDKFKTGAQVHASHILMKSEDEAQKVLKELKEGGNFEELAKKHSIDGAAAKGGDLGWFSKGSMVPEFEKVAFGLKDGEISGLTKTQFGYHIIKVIGKRPAGIRTFDEVKEQIRTAILPSKQQEVFQKLKDDIKKDAKVTIKEDVIKGIGGSAAAELPATGGASAPADKK, encoded by the coding sequence GTGAAAAGAACCGCGCTCCTGACAATTATCTCGGCCACCATCTGTGCCGCCGTTTTTACCGGCTGCAAGGGGAATACCGGAACCGGCACCGGTTCATCCCCCGCCAAAAAGGATGGGCAGGTCATTGCTGAAGTTAACGGCGACACCATCACCACCGGAGATTTCCAGAAGGAACTGGAGAATCTCCCCCCCTACCTGAAGCCCATGGCCGACACTCCTGAAGGGAAGAAGGAGCTCCTCGACACCATGGTGGTTCGCGAGCTGATCCTTCAGCAGGCCAGAAAAGACGGCCTCGACAAGAGCCCCGAGGTGGCCGCGAAGCTGGAAGAGCTGAAGAAGCGGGTTGTGGTTGAGGCATTCCTGAAGAAGAAGGTGGAAGAGCAGGCCAAAGTCTCCGACGAAGAGATGAAGAAGTTCTACGAAGAGAACAAGGACAAGTTCAAGACCGGCGCCCAGGTCCATGCGAGCCATATCCTCATGAAGAGCGAAGACGAGGCCCAGAAGGTTCTCAAGGAGCTCAAGGAAGGTGGCAACTTCGAGGAGCTTGCCAAGAAGCACTCCATCGACGGGGCAGCGGCCAAGGGAGGCGACCTGGGATGGTTCAGCAAAGGCTCCATGGTCCCCGAATTTGAAAAAGTGGCCTTCGGCCTCAAGGATGGCGAAATTTCCGGCCTCACCAAGACCCAGTTCGGCTACCACATCATCAAGGTAATCGGCAAGCGCCCGGCCGGCATCCGCACCTTCGACGAAGTAAAAGAGCAGATCAGGACCGCCATTCTCCCCAGCAAACAGCAGGAGGTCTTCCAGAAGCTCAAGGACGATATCAAGAAGGACGCTAAAGTCACCATCAAAGAGGATGTCATCAAGGGCATCGGCGGTTCAGCCGCCGCGGAACTCCCGGCAACAGGCGGCGCAAGCGCACCGGCAGATAAAAAGTAA
- a CDS encoding peptidylprolyl isomerase — protein MIKTLITTTLILVATLPSLAGAEVVDRIVAVVNDEIITSYAVEKEKASILKEAERQQPPPDPQTLVRLDEKALDRLIDKKLVEQKVRELDIRITEEEVRQAIEDVKRQNKLSQESLVSALANQGLSFDQYKVQIREQLERLRLVSQEVRSKIQVGEREMREYYEANPGRFGGEDNFRARNIYFKLDDKMPADQVKKVMTTAMSVLYEARAGKDFAELARQYSEEPSAKTTGGDLGTFRKGDILPEFEESLTRMKPGEVSDLIYVTGGLHIVKLEERFAGTPKPFEQVKAEVEDILYRKKSEDRFNQWVTDLRKDAAIEIRPEPGTGDQEPAKP, from the coding sequence ATGATCAAAACCCTCATCACAACTACCCTTATCCTTGTCGCCACACTACCGTCACTGGCTGGCGCCGAAGTGGTCGACAGGATTGTCGCAGTCGTCAATGACGAAATCATAACCTCCTACGCGGTCGAAAAGGAGAAGGCATCCATCCTCAAGGAAGCGGAGCGCCAACAGCCCCCGCCCGACCCCCAGACCCTGGTCCGCCTTGACGAAAAAGCCCTCGACAGGCTTATCGACAAGAAACTCGTGGAGCAGAAAGTTCGGGAACTGGATATCCGTATCACTGAAGAAGAGGTCCGCCAGGCCATCGAAGATGTGAAGCGCCAGAACAAGCTCTCCCAGGAGTCGCTGGTGTCGGCACTGGCCAACCAGGGCCTCTCCTTCGACCAGTACAAGGTCCAGATCCGCGAGCAACTGGAAAGGCTGCGGCTCGTAAGCCAGGAAGTACGGTCCAAAATTCAGGTCGGCGAACGGGAAATGCGGGAGTATTACGAGGCGAACCCCGGCAGGTTCGGCGGCGAAGACAACTTCAGGGCACGCAATATCTACTTCAAACTGGATGATAAGATGCCCGCCGACCAGGTCAAAAAAGTCATGACCACCGCCATGTCCGTCCTCTACGAAGCCCGCGCCGGCAAGGATTTTGCGGAACTGGCCCGCCAATATTCAGAGGAACCGTCGGCCAAAACCACCGGCGGGGACCTGGGAACCTTCCGCAAGGGAGATATCCTCCCTGAATTCGAGGAAAGCCTCACCAGGATGAAGCCCGGCGAGGTGAGCGACCTGATCTACGTCACCGGCGGTCTTCATATCGTCAAGCTTGAGGAACGTTTCGCCGGCACCCCGAAACCCTTCGAGCAGGTAAAAGCCGAAGTTGAGGACATCCTCTACCGGAAGAAGTCGGAGGATCGCTTCAACCAATGGGTAACCGACCTTCGCAAAGACGCAGCCATTGAGATAAGGCCGGAACCTGGGACCGGGGACCAGGAACCGGCAAAACCGTAA
- a CDS encoding DnaJ C-terminal domain-containing protein — MAQTDYYEVLGLKKGASEAEIKKAYRKLAVKYHPDKNPGDKAAEDKFKEINEAYAVLSDAQKRAQYDQFGSSGFHQRYSQEDIFRGFDVGDIFKDMGFGTDDIFSRIFGGGGGFRQGGFGFGGGSRRGEDFSMEVSITFRQSYDGDEKRVAFMRDGKREELSVKIPAGVEDGARLRVAGKGGYGHGGGPTGDLYLVIKVGSDPHFTREGDNIVVDRQIRFTDAVLGASLDVPTLEGTKRIKVPAGIQPGTKVRLKGLGFPHMGKSGKGDLFVRIDVTVPEGLTADQKALVEELRAKGL; from the coding sequence ATGGCTCAAACCGACTATTACGAAGTGCTCGGCCTGAAGAAAGGGGCCTCCGAGGCGGAGATAAAGAAGGCCTACCGGAAACTGGCCGTCAAGTACCATCCCGACAAGAACCCCGGCGACAAGGCCGCCGAGGATAAATTCAAGGAAATCAACGAGGCCTACGCCGTTCTCTCCGATGCCCAGAAGCGGGCCCAATACGACCAGTTCGGCTCCAGCGGCTTTCACCAGCGCTACAGCCAGGAGGATATCTTCCGGGGCTTCGACGTGGGGGATATCTTCAAGGACATGGGGTTCGGCACCGATGACATATTCTCCCGAATTTTCGGCGGTGGGGGTGGTTTCCGCCAGGGGGGATTCGGTTTCGGCGGCGGCTCCAGGCGGGGTGAGGACTTCAGCATGGAGGTTTCCATAACGTTCCGCCAGTCATACGACGGCGACGAGAAGCGGGTGGCGTTCATGCGGGACGGGAAGCGGGAGGAGCTTTCCGTCAAGATACCGGCCGGAGTTGAGGATGGTGCCAGGCTGAGGGTGGCGGGGAAGGGGGGATACGGCCACGGAGGCGGCCCTACCGGTGATCTCTATCTGGTCATAAAGGTTGGGAGCGATCCCCACTTTACCCGTGAAGGGGACAATATCGTTGTGGATCGGCAGATACGATTCACCGATGCCGTTCTTGGCGCATCCCTCGACGTGCCGACACTTGAGGGGACAAAGCGGATCAAGGTGCCGGCCGGCATCCAGCCGGGGACCAAGGTGCGCCTAAAGGGGCTTGGCTTTCCCCACATGGGCAAGTCCGGAAAGGGCGATCTCTTCGTGCGTATCGATGTGACGGTGCCCGAGGGGCTCACGGCCGACCAGAAGGCACTGGTGGAGGAGTTGCGGGCAAAGGGGCTGTAA
- the hemG gene encoding protoporphyrinogen oxidase → MKKVIVVGGGISGLATAFLLRKKGAEAGVELDVTLLEKEERVGGKIWSIKEEGYLCEWGPNGFLDSKPQTLDLCRDLGVSERLLRSNDNARKRFIYTGGALNRLPENGPMFLKSKLISWPGKLRLAMEPFIPKRTDGADETLASFGRRRLGEEALQKLISPMVSGIFAGDPETMSLRSCFSRIAELEDEYGSLIKAMIKLAKKKKQEAAQGKSVSSAAGPGGVLTSFRGGIQELTDILAEQLGPEAIVTGQAVTGLKKGNSTPWRLQTGSIDIDADVVILASPAHATTGIVGSVDPAMAQVLGEIPYASMTVVCFGYERERIAYDLNGFGYLIPKEEGMNTLGTLWDSSIFENRAPEGKVLLRSMMGGACFPGYVKLSDAEVTQRVKADLKAIMGITAEPSFMRIFRHTQAIPQYTVGHAKRLAALHEQASALPGLFLTGNSYRGIGLNDCAASADRTADEVVAHLKNR, encoded by the coding sequence ATGAAGAAAGTAATCGTGGTGGGTGGCGGCATCTCGGGGCTCGCAACGGCATTCTTGCTGCGCAAAAAGGGAGCAGAGGCAGGCGTAGAGCTGGACGTGACCCTGCTGGAAAAGGAAGAGCGGGTCGGCGGCAAGATCTGGAGCATCAAGGAGGAGGGGTATCTCTGCGAGTGGGGACCCAACGGCTTCCTGGACTCCAAACCCCAGACACTGGATCTCTGCCGTGACCTGGGCGTATCGGAGAGGCTCCTGCGGAGCAACGACAACGCCCGCAAACGCTTCATCTACACCGGCGGCGCCCTGAACCGGCTGCCGGAAAACGGCCCAATGTTCCTCAAGAGCAAGCTCATCTCGTGGCCGGGGAAGCTGCGCCTCGCCATGGAGCCCTTCATCCCGAAGCGGACCGACGGCGCCGACGAGACCCTCGCCTCCTTCGGCCGGCGCCGCCTGGGCGAAGAGGCCCTCCAGAAGCTCATCTCCCCCATGGTGTCCGGCATCTTTGCCGGCGACCCGGAGACCATGTCACTGCGCTCCTGCTTCTCCCGCATTGCGGAGCTTGAGGACGAATACGGCAGCCTCATCAAGGCGATGATCAAACTGGCCAAGAAGAAGAAACAGGAAGCGGCCCAGGGAAAGAGCGTGTCGAGCGCCGCGGGCCCCGGCGGGGTTCTGACCTCCTTCAGGGGGGGCATCCAGGAACTTACCGATATCCTGGCGGAACAGCTCGGCCCCGAGGCCATTGTTACCGGGCAGGCAGTGACAGGACTAAAGAAAGGGAACAGCACCCCCTGGCGCCTTCAGACCGGGAGCATCGACATAGACGCCGACGTGGTGATTCTCGCCTCCCCGGCCCACGCCACCACCGGCATAGTCGGCAGCGTGGACCCCGCCATGGCCCAGGTCCTTGGCGAGATACCCTACGCATCCATGACCGTGGTCTGCTTCGGCTACGAGCGGGAGCGGATCGCCTATGACCTCAACGGCTTCGGCTACCTGATCCCCAAGGAAGAGGGGATGAACACCCTCGGCACCCTCTGGGATTCCAGCATCTTCGAGAACCGGGCTCCCGAGGGAAAGGTGCTCCTGAGGAGCATGATGGGGGGCGCCTGCTTCCCCGGCTACGTGAAGCTTTCCGACGCGGAAGTGACGCAGCGGGTGAAAGCGGACCTCAAGGCAATCATGGGAATCACGGCGGAACCCTCCTTCATGAGGATATTCCGCCACACCCAGGCCATCCCCCAGTACACAGTGGGGCATGCCAAACGCCTTGCCGCGCTCCATGAGCAGGCCTCGGCCCTGCCGGGACTCTTCCTCACCGGCAACTCCTACCGGGGCATCGGCCTCAACGACTGCGCCGCATCCGCCGACCGCACCGCCGACGAGGTGGTGGCCCATCTGAAGAATCGCTAG
- a CDS encoding ABC transporter permease produces the protein MFWNTLLLSMRAIRRNLMRSFLTILGIVIGVAAVITMVTLGNGATKSVSDQISAMGSNLLMLMPGQRFGPGSEGAPSFRIADVEAVRSQITAAERVAPMVSKTVTTVYQANNWSTVINGTNNDYFQSGNWELSAGRTFTDAEERAGKAVCVIGETVREKLFGRQNPVGSEIRIKQFSCEVIGLLKSKGQSAMGSDQDDMVVMPLRGVQRRLTGSQDIGRLTVSVKNGASIDDAKEQLTLLMRERRKIAANEEDDFRVMDTRQIAETLTSTTKILTMLLGAVAAVSLLVGGIGIMNIMLVSVTERTREIGIRLAIGALEREVLLQFLIEAVVLSSLGGLAGIALATGASIGLARLMGIPYLFDFGINLLSFLFSAAIGVIFGLFPARRAAGLNPIDALRHE, from the coding sequence ATGTTCTGGAATACGCTGCTGCTTTCAATGCGGGCCATCCGGCGCAACCTGATGCGTTCGTTTCTCACCATCCTTGGCATAGTCATCGGCGTTGCCGCCGTCATCACCATGGTAACCCTCGGCAACGGCGCCACCAAATCCGTCTCGGACCAGATTTCCGCCATGGGGAGCAACCTGCTGATGCTGATGCCGGGGCAGCGGTTCGGACCCGGCTCGGAAGGGGCGCCAAGCTTCAGGATTGCCGATGTCGAAGCCGTGCGCAGCCAGATAACCGCCGCCGAGCGCGTGGCTCCCATGGTGAGCAAGACAGTTACCACCGTCTACCAGGCCAACAACTGGTCCACGGTCATCAACGGCACCAACAACGATTACTTCCAGTCGGGTAACTGGGAGCTCTCTGCCGGCCGCACTTTTACCGATGCGGAAGAGCGGGCGGGCAAGGCGGTCTGCGTCATCGGCGAAACGGTGCGGGAGAAGCTGTTCGGCCGCCAGAACCCTGTGGGGAGCGAAATCCGCATAAAACAGTTCTCCTGCGAAGTTATCGGCCTCCTCAAGTCGAAGGGGCAGTCCGCCATGGGGTCCGACCAGGACGACATGGTCGTCATGCCGCTGCGGGGGGTGCAGCGCCGTTTGACGGGCAGCCAGGACATAGGCCGGTTGACCGTTTCGGTGAAGAATGGCGCCTCCATCGATGACGCTAAAGAGCAATTGACCCTGCTCATGCGCGAACGGCGGAAAATCGCCGCCAACGAGGAGGATGACTTCCGCGTGATGGATACCCGCCAGATTGCGGAAACCCTCACCAGCACCACCAAGATCCTCACCATGCTGCTTGGCGCGGTGGCTGCGGTGAGCCTGCTGGTGGGGGGGATAGGGATCATGAACATCATGCTGGTTTCGGTCACCGAACGGACGCGGGAGATAGGAATCCGCCTTGCCATCGGTGCCCTGGAGCGGGAGGTGTTGCTGCAGTTCCTGATCGAGGCGGTGGTATTGTCGAGCCTCGGCGGCCTGGCCGGCATCGCCCTGGCCACCGGGGCCTCCATCGGCCTCGCCAGGCTCATGGGGATACCGTACCTCTTCGACTTCGGTATCAATCTGCTCTCGTTCCTGTTTTCCGCGGCAATCGGCGTGATTTTCGGCTTGTTCCCGGCCCGCAGGGCCGCGGGCCTGAATCCCATCGATGCGTTGCGGCACGAGTGA
- a CDS encoding ABC transporter ATP-binding protein: MSGTPLIRLSGLTKTYGSGQAAFQALKGIDLTIEEGDFVAIMGPSGSGKSTTMNILGCLDTPTGGSFQFLGVSVEQMSRNQRALLRRHYLGFVFQGFNLLARTTALENVELPLIYRGEPAAVRHAAARTALEQVGLKGWEHHTPAELSGGQQQRVAIARAIVTRPTVLLADEPTGNLDSRNSREIMELITELNREQGITVLMVTHEPDMAAYAKRVIHFVDGVVESDRRNGEGD, translated from the coding sequence ATGAGCGGCACCCCTCTTATCCGGCTGTCCGGGCTTACCAAAACCTATGGCAGCGGCCAGGCCGCCTTCCAGGCCCTGAAGGGGATCGACCTCACCATCGAGGAGGGGGATTTCGTGGCCATCATGGGCCCCAGCGGTTCCGGAAAATCCACCACTATGAACATTCTCGGCTGCCTCGACACGCCGACTGGCGGCAGCTTCCAATTCCTGGGGGTTAGCGTGGAGCAGATGTCGCGCAACCAGCGGGCACTTTTGCGGCGCCATTATCTAGGCTTCGTGTTCCAGGGATTCAACCTGCTGGCTCGCACCACCGCCCTTGAAAACGTGGAATTGCCCCTTATTTACCGCGGCGAGCCCGCCGCCGTGCGCCATGCCGCGGCCCGCACCGCTTTGGAGCAGGTGGGGCTCAAGGGGTGGGAGCACCATACTCCCGCCGAGCTGTCGGGGGGGCAGCAGCAGCGGGTTGCCATTGCCCGCGCCATAGTCACCCGGCCCACAGTCCTGCTGGCCGACGAGCCCACCGGAAACCTCGACAGCCGCAACAGCCGGGAAATCATGGAGTTGATTACGGAACTCAATCGAGAGCAGGGTATCACAGTGCTCATGGTGACCCACGAGCCCGACATGGCGGCCTATGCCAAGAGGGTCATCCACTTTGTGGACGGCGTGGTGGAGAGCGACCGGCGTAACGGGGAGGGTGACTGA
- a CDS encoding efflux RND transporter periplasmic adaptor subunit yields MKDANDNQPSQDAALKQLIETSHGKLLTNRRLWLAGALVAIAVAFLLFLRFGKEEAGLSYVTEQAVTGTLVVKVSATGNLEPTNKVDVGSELSGIVDKVFVDDNARVEKGQVLAILDISKLRDAVTKSRANLAAARAQVLQAEATVAETRANLARYRQVSKLSGGKVPSKSEMDTAEANLKRAEANEASARAGVSQARAELQSDETNLTKASIRSPINGVVLKRSVEPGQTVAASFQAPVLFTLAEDLTKMELQVDVDEADVGQVQVGQKATFTVDAWPGRRYSAVITRVSYGSQEEDGVISYLTVLEVKNEDISLRPGMTGTAEITTLIRQKALLVPNAALRFTPPATAAEQGKSRGSVLGALMPRPPQQEKKTAATTGNDAPRVWVLRGGVPVPIEVRTGATNGRVTEITGGGLKEGMAVITETRGNAS; encoded by the coding sequence ATGAAAGACGCTAACGATAACCAACCATCACAGGATGCCGCTCTGAAGCAACTCATTGAAACCAGCCACGGAAAGCTGCTCACGAATCGCCGGCTGTGGCTGGCCGGTGCCTTGGTCGCGATTGCCGTTGCGTTCCTGCTCTTCCTGCGCTTCGGCAAGGAAGAGGCCGGACTCAGCTACGTGACTGAGCAGGCAGTGACCGGCACCCTGGTGGTCAAGGTTTCCGCCACCGGCAACCTGGAGCCCACCAACAAGGTGGATGTGGGGAGCGAGTTGTCAGGCATAGTCGACAAGGTTTTCGTCGATGACAATGCCCGGGTCGAAAAGGGGCAGGTGCTGGCAATCCTCGACATCTCAAAGCTGCGGGACGCCGTGACAAAATCGCGGGCAAACCTGGCAGCGGCCAGGGCGCAGGTGCTGCAGGCCGAGGCCACCGTGGCGGAGACCCGCGCGAACCTGGCCCGCTATCGGCAGGTTTCAAAGCTTTCCGGCGGCAAAGTGCCCTCCAAAAGCGAGATGGACACCGCCGAGGCCAACCTGAAACGCGCCGAAGCCAATGAAGCGAGCGCCAGGGCCGGCGTATCCCAGGCGCGGGCGGAGCTGCAATCGGACGAAACCAACCTCACGAAGGCCAGTATCCGCTCCCCCATCAACGGCGTTGTGCTGAAGCGCAGCGTGGAGCCGGGGCAGACGGTGGCCGCTTCCTTTCAGGCGCCGGTTTTGTTCACCCTGGCCGAAGATCTCACGAAGATGGAGTTGCAGGTTGATGTGGACGAGGCCGATGTGGGGCAGGTGCAGGTGGGGCAGAAAGCCACCTTTACCGTCGACGCCTGGCCGGGCAGGCGGTATTCGGCGGTCATAACCCGCGTCAGCTACGGTTCCCAGGAGGAGGATGGCGTAATCTCGTATCTTACGGTTCTTGAAGTTAAGAATGAGGATATCAGTTTGCGGCCGGGGATGACCGGCACCGCCGAAATAACCACCCTGATCCGCCAAAAGGCTCTGCTGGTGCCGAACGCAGCTCTGCGCTTCACTCCGCCGGCAACGGCTGCTGAGCAGGGAAAATCCCGGGGGAGCGTCCTGGGGGCATTGATGCCGCGTCCTCCGCAGCAGGAGAAAAAAACGGCGGCAACAACCGGTAACGATGCGCCGCGGGTGTGGGTTCTGCGCGGCGGCGTGCCGGTTCCCATCGAAGTCCGGACCGGCGCCACCAACGGACGTGTGACCGAAATTACCGGAGGTGGACTCAAGGAAGGTATGGCGGTGATAACCGAAACCCGGGGGAACGCGTCATGA